The Alicyclobacillus macrosporangiidus CPP55 genome segment TCGCCCTCGACCAAATAAAGCTCGCAGACCGACGCGTCCTTGGATGCGCAGTCTGCCAATTTCCCGGGCAGTGAACTGACCTCCAGGGCGCTCTTGCGGCGGGTCAGCTCGCGTGCCTTTCGGGCCGCCTCGCGGGCGCGAGCGGCCGTCAGGCACTTGTCGACGATCCGTTTGGCAACCGCCGGATTCTCTTCGAGGAACGCCTGGAACCGTTCGGAAAACAGCCCGTCGACGATGCCCCGAACCTCACTGTTACCCAGTTTGGTCTTCGTCTGGCCCTCAAACTGCGGTTCGGGCACCTTCACGCTGACGATGGCCGTGAGGCCTTCGCGCACATCGTCTCCCGTGGGGTTGCTCTCGTTTTCCTTGATCAGGTTCATCTTCCGCCCGTAGTCGTTGATCACGCGTGTGAGCGCAGTCTTGAAGCCAGCCTCGTGCGTGCCGCCCTCGTGGGTGTGAATATTGTTCGCGAACGAGAACAGGGTCGTCGAGTACCCTTCGTTGTACTGCAGGGCGATCTCGACGGTCACTTCGTCCTTCACGCCGGACACGAACACCGGATCCGGATGCAAGACGTCCTTGGTCCGATTGAGAAACCTGACGAACTCGGCGACGCCGCCCGTGTAATGGTAGACGTACCGCTTGTCCTCCCGTTCGTCCTCCAGAACGATTTCGAGGCCTGCGTTCAGGAATGCCAGCTCGCGCAACCGGTTCTGCAAGACTTCGGAGTCAAACGTCGTGGTCTCTGTGAAAATCTCCGGATCCGGTTTGAAGGAGACCTTGGTGCCGGTCTTGTCCGTTTCTCCGATGACCTTCAGGTCGTACATGACCTCGCCGCGCTGGTATTCCTGGACGTAGATCTTCCCGTCCCGATGGACCTCCACTTTCATCCACTCGGACAGGGCGTTCACTACGGACGCCCCGACCCCGTGCAGTCCACCAGAGACTTTGTATCCGCCGCCGCCAAACTTACCGCCGGCGTGCAGCACG includes the following:
- the gyrB gene encoding DNA topoisomerase (ATP-hydrolyzing) subunit B; this translates as MPEPQVYDETQIQVLEGLEAVRKRPGMYIGSTSSRGLHHLVWEIVDNAVDEALAGRCTRIVVQIHPDNSVTVIDNGAGFPVGIHPKTGRPAVETALTVLHAGGKFGGGGYKVSGGLHGVGASVVNALSEWMKVEVHRDGKIYVQEYQRGEVMYDLKVIGETDKTGTKVSFKPDPEIFTETTTFDSEVLQNRLRELAFLNAGLEIVLEDEREDKRYVYHYTGGVAEFVRFLNRTKDVLHPDPVFVSGVKDEVTVEIALQYNEGYSTTLFSFANNIHTHEGGTHEAGFKTALTRVINDYGRKMNLIKENESNPTGDDVREGLTAIVSVKVPEPQFEGQTKTKLGNSEVRGIVDGLFSERFQAFLEENPAVAKRIVDKCLTAARAREAARKARELTRRKSALEVSSLPGKLADCASKDASVCELYLVEGDSAGGSAKQGRDRNFQAILPLRGKIINVEKARLDKILSNNEIRAIITALGTGIGDDFDITKARYHKIVIMTDADVDGSHIRILLLTLFYRFMKDLIDHGYVYIAQPPLYKVQKGKQVRYAYSDADLERVLQEVGRNGVNIQRYKGLGEMNPEQLWETTMDPENRTLLQVTMEDAVEADMIFNILMGDKVEPRREFIEEHARFVRNLDI